In Oncorhynchus tshawytscha isolate Ot180627B linkage group LG28, Otsh_v2.0, whole genome shotgun sequence, a genomic segment contains:
- the LOC112226767 gene encoding epidermal growth factor receptor, which produces MKTSLKNTMATQFQIWIVFTSLVSLVSCALPEKKVCQGITNRFSLLGSKEGHYLNMVKTYSNCTIVLENLEVTHMEDHHDLSFLRSIQEVGGYVLIALNTANRIPLDNLRIIRGHTLYNDGFALAVLMNHNKSMGAGTTELPLTSLTEILKGGVKFSGNQLCNVETIQWLDIVDIDSKPNMQLPEPNRNRLCKNCDPGCFNGSCWAPGPEHCQTLTKLNCAQQCSKRCKGPSPIDCCNEHCAAGCTGPRPTDCLACRDFQDDGTCKDSCPRLLLYDRNLHQLVNNPDGKYNFGATCVKTCPHNYVVTDHGACVRTCSGDTYEVDEGGVRKCKKCDGLCPKVCNGLGMGKLDKILSINATNIDTFKNCTKINGNIAIIYTSIHGDPFTKAPKMDPAKLDVFKTVREITGYLLIQNWPENMTSLSPFENLEIIRGRTKHGTVSLAITQLTITHLGLRSLKEISDGDVVITRNSNLCYTKKRHWKQLFKSDRQTIQLESNAHAAACGLQNNTCDTMCTRYGCWGPGPTMCFACQDYSRTGSCVDSCNLLEGEPRETEVNKTCVECHPECQLLNGTQTCTGPGQEQCTQCANFKDGNNCVLGCPRGVPGVAGGKNTFIWKYADKMKVCQLCHQNCTQGCTGPGLRGCQSIGNSGLSVIAAGVVGGLLAFLIMGLSVFVLLRRRHIKRKRTLRRLLQERELVEPLTPSGEAPNQALLRILKETEFKKIKVLGSGAFGTVYKGLWVPEGEDVKIPVAIKVLREATSPKANREILDEAYVMASVDNPHVCRLLGICLTSTVQLVTQLMPYGCLLDYVKENKDNIGSQYLLNWCVQIAKGMSYLEERHLVHRDLAARNVLVKTPQHVKITDFGLAKLLNADEKEYHADGGKVPIKWMALESILHRKYTHQSDVWSYGVTAWELMTFGTKPYDGIPANEIAGVLEKGERLPQPPICTIDVYMIMVKCWMIDADSRPRFRELIAEFSKMARDPPRYLVIQGDDRMHLPSPTDTKFYQSLISGEDMEEAVDADEYLVPQHSFFSSPSTSRTQLLHSMSQNSTLNSSIGLCQSRNENGFPVREGSMVLRYIADPTDRFLDHAFQPAPDYMNQNGVSDMMNPVYQHPGPPRTLLPTISSDDTETEYLNCYKNEAVGPEYLNTLQPSLLSPTTSNGISPITSSGLTTTANSLFPMFNGLSSPSSNGLSPTSNGGLHCVQKYQPPNSIDNPDYQQDFTPSVKTHANGHIPAAENTEYLGPN; this is translated from the exons tATGCCAGGGCATCACTAACCGGTTCAGCCTTCTGGGGTCAAAAGAGGGCCACTACTTGAACATGGTCAAGACCTACAGCAATTGTACCATTGTCCTGGAGAACCTGGAGGTCACACACATGGAAGACCACCATGATCTGTCTTTCCTCAGG TCCATTCAGGAGGTGGGTGGCTATGTTCTGATCGCCCTCAACACAGCCAACAGGATTCCCCTGGACAACCTGCGCATCATCCGAGGCCACACTCTCTACAACGATGGCTTTGCCCTGGCTGTGTTGATGAACCATAATAAGTCAATGGGAGCAGGCACCACCGAGCTGCCTCTGACCAGCCTCACAG AGATCCTGAAAGGAGGAGTGAAGTTCTCAGGCAACCAGCTGTGTAACGTGGAGACCATCCAGTGGTTGGACATCGTGGACATTGACAGCAAACCCAACATGCAGTTACCTGAACCCAACAGAAATCGTCTCT GTAAAAATTGTGATCCTGGATGCTTCAATGGTTCATGTTGGGCGCCCGGCCCAGAACACTGCCAGACAT TGACGAAGCTGAACTGTGCCCAGCAGTGCTCTAAGAGGTGTAAGGGTCCGTCTCCCATCGACTGCTGCAACGAACACTGTGCTGCAGGCTGCACTGGACCCAGACCTACAGACTGTCTG GCCTGCCGGGACTTTCAGGATGATGGGACGTGTAAAGACTCGTGTCCGCGCCTCCTGCTCTACGACCGCAACCTTCACCAACTAGTCAACAATCCAGACGGGAAGTACAACTTCGGGGCCACCTGCGTCAAGACCTGCCCTC atAATTATGTGGTGACAGACCATGGAGCGTGCGTTCGGACATGCAGTGGTGACACGTACGAAGTGGACGAGGGAGGAGTCAGGAAGTGCAAGAAGTGTGATGGACTGTGCCCCAAAG TTTGCAATGGACTTGGAATGGGGAAACTTGACAAAATTCTGTCAATCAACGCCAccaacattgacacattcaaaAACTGCACCAAAATCAATGGGAACATTGCTATTATCTACACGTCTATTCATGG GGACCCATTTACCAAAGCACCAAAGATGGATCCTGCCAAGCTAGACGTTTTCAAGACGGTCAGAGAAATCACTG GCTATCTGCTGATTCAGAACTGGCCCGAGAACATGACATCCCTAAGTCCCTTTGAAAACCTGGAGATTATTAGAGGACGGACCAAACA TGGTACAGTGAGCTTGGCCATAACCCAGCTAACCATCACCCACCTGGGCCTTCGCTCGCTGAAGGAGATCAGCGATGGAGATGTGGTCATCACCAGGAACTCCAACCTCTGCTACACCAAGAAGCGCCACTGGAAGCAGCTGTTCAAGTCCGACAGGCAGACCATACAGCTGGAGAGCAATGCCCACGCAGCCGCATGCG GGCTGCAGAACAACACATGTGACACAATGTGTACCAGATATGGCTGCTGGGGACCTGGACCCACCATGTGTTTCGCCTGTCAGGACTACAGCCGAACAGGAAGCTGTGTAGACTCCTGTAACCTGctagaggg GGAGCCACGTGAGACTGAAGTGAATAAGACGTGTGTGGAATGTCATCCTGAGTGCCAGCTCCTCAATGGAACCCAGACCTGCACTGGACCA GGCCAAGAGCAGTGTACCCAGTGCGCTAACTTCAAAGACGGCAACAACTGTGTCCTAGGGTGCCCTAGAGGGGTGCCAGGGGTGGCAGGGGGCAAGAACACCTTCATCTGGAAGTATGCAGATAAGATGAAGgtgtgccagctgtgccaccagaacTGTACCCAGGG ATGCACCGGTCCTGGACTGAGAGGCTGTCAGTCTATAGG TAACTCTGGCCTATCGGTGATCGCGGCTGGTGTGGTGGGTGGGCTGCTTGCCTTCCTCATCATGggcctgtctgtctttgtgttacTGAGGCGACGCCACATCAAGAGGAAGAGAACCCTGCGAAGACTactccaggagagagag TTAGTTGAACCGTTGACCCCCAGTGGTGAGGCCCCCAACCAGGCTCTGCTCCGCATTCTCAAAGAGACCGAGTTTAAGAAGATCAAAGTGTTGGGATCAGGGGCCTTCGGCACTGTCTACAAG GGTCTGTGGGTCCCTGAAGGAGAGGACGTGAAGATTCCTGTGGCCATTAAGGTTTTAAGAGAGGCCACATCACCTAAAGCCAACAGGGAGATCTTGGAC GAGGCCTATGTGATGGCCAGCGTGGACAACCCCCATGTGTGTCGTCTGCTGGGCATCTGCCTGACCTCCACAGTGCAGCTGGTCACCCAGCTCATGCCCTACGGCTGTCTGCTGGACTACGTCAAGGAGAACAAGGACAACATCGGATCCCAGTACCTCCTCAACTGGTGTGTGCAGATCGCCAAG GGGATGAGCTACCTGGAGGAGCGTCACCTGGTGCACCGTGACCTGGCAGCGAGGAACGTCCTGGTGAAGACCCCTCAGCACGTCAAGATCACGGACTTTGGCCTGGCCAAACTCCTCAACGCTGACGAGAAGGAGTACCACGCAGACGGAGGAAAG GTACCAATCAAATGGATGGCACTGGAGTCCATCCTCCACAGGAAATACACACATCAGAGTGATGTTTGGAGCTATG GTGTGACCGCGTGGGAGCTGATGACGTTTGGGACCAAGCCCTATGACGGCATCCCGGCCAATGAGATAGCAGGGGTGCTGGAGAAAGGGGAGCGGCTGCCCCAGCCCCCCATCTGTACCATAGACGTCTACATGATCATGGTCAAATGCTGGATGATCGACGCAGACAGCAGGCCTCGTTTCCGGGAGCTGATAGCTGAGTTTTCCAAGATGGCGCGGGATCCCCCACGTTACCTTGTCATCCAG GGTGATGACCGAATGCACCTCCCAAGTCCCACAGACACCAAGTTCTACCAGAGCCTAAtcagtggagaggacatggaggAAGCTGTGGACGCAGATGAGTACCTGGTACCTCAGCACAGCTTCTTCTCCAGCCCCAGTACCTCCCGTACCCAGCTCCTACACTCTATG AGCCAAAACAGCACATTGAACAGCAGCATTGGATTGTGCCAAAGCAGAAATGAG AATGGGTTCCCTGTCAGAGAAGGAAGCATGGTTCTCCGGTACATTGCTGACCCCACAGACAGGTTCTTGGACCACGCCTTCCAGCCAGCTCCAG ACTACATGAACCAGAATGGTGTGTCGGACATGATGAACCCTGTATACCAGCACCCCGGTCCCCCTCGCACCCTCCTCCCCACCATCTCCTCAGACGACACAGAGACAGAGTACCTGAACTGCTATAAGAACGAGGCAGTGGGGCCTGAGTATCTCAAcaccctccagccctctctcctctcccccaccacctCCAATGGCATCTCCCCCATCACCTCTAGTGGCCTCACCACCACCGCCAACAGCCTTTTCCCCATGTTCAATGGGCTCTCCTCCCCGAGCTCCAATGGCCTCTCCCCCACTTCCAATGGCGGTCTCCACTGCGTCCAGAAATACCAACCCCCGAACAGTATAGATAACCCAGACTACCAGCAGGACTTCACCCCTTCCGTCAAGACCCATGCCAATGGACACATCCCGGCCGCAGAGAACACAGAGTACCTAGGCCCAAACTGA